A genomic window from Sorex araneus isolate mSorAra2 chromosome 2, mSorAra2.pri, whole genome shotgun sequence includes:
- the RBM12B gene encoding RNA-binding protein 12B — MAVVIRLLGLPLFAAPVDIRRFFTGLTIPDGGVHIIGGDMGEAFIIFATDEDARRAVSRSGGFIMDSSVELFLSSKAEMQKTIEMKRTDCIGRERPGSGTTGIGSLSNVEAIKEEAGNSGYVSPLNRDTGFHTNGTGHGDLKPRKTRPSKAENPYLFLRGLPYLVNEEDVRVFFAGLWVDGVIFLKHHDGRNNGDAIVKFASCIDASGGLKCHRSFMGSRFIEVMQGSEQQWIEFGGNANKEGNIPARTDEHSPPRGTNDRHSRKRSHSKSPRRARSLSPQGYYVQLKNLSLSVNKRDLKNFFRDTDLSNEQIRFLYKDERRTRNAFVVFKTLRDYNTARGLHKTVLQYRPVYIDPVSRKDVLKLIKFYEKKRPASSIEKERLEHGSQKYCQEGYSGQKLCIYIRNFPFDVTKIEVQKFFADFSLAEDDIYLLYDDKGVGLGEALVKFKSEEQAMKAERLNRRRFLGTEVLLRLISEAQMQEFGVNFPVMASERMQDRSQSRDRDDYFHSFESDDPPMYSVGPSENFRSQQEDLRQPDNFKHPQGDFRQRDRYPPKDFRHSPEDFSYSSEEFRCPREEHFRRLPEEDFRHPREESFGHHWEDDWRRPPEEDFRQSSEEDWRRPAEGDFRRPEESFRRPPKEDFRHLAEEEFRHSPEEDFRHSPKEDYKRPSQEHFRRPPPEHFRRPPQQHFRRPPQEHFRRPPQEHFQRPSQEHFRRPPQDHFRRPHQEHFRRSREENFRHPSDEDYRGRPDEDFRHPPDEDFRSPPEEDFRRLSDEDFRRLPEEDVRDALEDDVRLTDNFRSHRSVANVGRPEGGKFDFGKRNIGSFPEGRFVPDPKLNSSSGRVTPIKIMNLPFKANVNEILDFFHGYRIIPDSVSIQYNEQGLPIGEAIVAMANYNEAMAAIKDLNDRPVGSRKVKLVLL; from the coding sequence ATGGCTGTAGTCATCCGTTTACTGGGGCTTCCTTTATTTGCGGCGCCTGTGGATATTCGTCGCTTCTTCACGGGATTGACTATTCCTGATGGAGGAGTACATATTATTGGAGGGGATATGGGGGAGgcctttattatttttgcaaCAGATGAAGATGCAAGACGTGCCGTAAGTCGCTCTGGAGGGTTTATCATGGATTCATCTGTAGAGCTTTTTCTTAGTAGTAAGGCAGAAATGCAAAAGACTATTGAAATGAAAAGAACTGATTGCATAGGAAGAGAGCGACCCGGATCTGGGACAACAGGGATTGGCAGCTTATCTAATGTTGAGGCTATAAAGGAAGAAGCAGGTAACTCTGGATATGTCTCTCCACTTAATCGAGACACTGGGTTTCATACTAATGGTACTGGACATGGTGATTTAAAGCCAAGAAAGACAAGGCCATCGAAAGCTGAGAATCCTTATTTGTTTCTCCGGGGCTTGCCTTACTTAGTAAATGAAGAAGATGTTCGTGTATTTTTCGCTGGTTTGTGGGTAGATGGTGTAATTTTCTTAAAACATCATGATGGCCGAAATAATGGTGATGCCATAGTAAAATTTGCTTCATGTATTGATGCTTCAGGAGGTCTTAAGTGTCATAGAAGTTTTATGGGTTCAAGATTTATAGAAGTAATGCAAGGCTCAGAACAGCAGTGGATTGAATTTGGTGGTAATGCCAATAAGGAAGGTAACATTCCTGCGAGAACTGATGAACACTCTCCCCCAAGAGGAACTAATGATAGACATTCTCGAAAACGATCTCACTCAAAATCTCCCAGAAGAGCACGTTCTCTTTCTCCTCAAGGATActatgttcaattaaaaaatctgtcCCTAAGTGTTAACAAAAGAGAtttgaaaaatttctttagaGATACTGATCTATCTAATGAACAGATTAGGTTTTTATATAAAGATGAAAGAAGAACAAGGAATGCCTTTGTGGTGTTCAAGACTCTGAGAGACTACAATACTGCTCGGGGTTTACATAAGACTGTTTTACAGTATCGTCCAGTTTATATTGATCCAGTATCTAGAAAAGATGTGTTgaagttaattaaattttatgaaaagaaaagacCTGCGTCATCGATAGAGAAAGAGAGGCTTGAGCATGGCTCACAAAAATACTGTCAAGAAGGCTATTCTGGCCAGAAACTTTGCATCTATATAAGAAATTTTCCATTTGATGTCACAAAAattgaggtgcagaagttctTTGCTGACTTTTCACTTGCTGAGGATGATATTTACTTGCTTTATGATGACAAAGGAGTTGGTCTGGGAGAAGCATTGGTGAAATTCAAATCAGAAGAACAGGCCATGAAAGCTGAACGTTTAAACCGACGAAGGTTCTTGGGGACAGAAGTATTATTAAGACTTATATCTGAGGCACAAATGCAGGAGTTTGGCGTAAATTTTCCAGTGATGGCCAGTGAGAGGATGCAAGATCGTTCACAGTCACGTGATAGAGATGACTATTTCCATTCGTTTGAATCAGATGATCCACCGATGTACTCAGTCGGCCCTTCTGAAAACTTTCGAAGTCAACAAGAGGATTTGAGGCAACCAGACAATTTCAAGCATCCCCAGGGGGATTTCCGGCAGCGTGATAGGTACCCTCCAAAAGACTTTCGACATTCCCCAGAGGACTTCAGTTATTCCTCGGAAGAATTTAGATGCCCTCGGGAGGAACACTTCAGAAGGCTTCCTGAGGAGGACTTCAGGCACCCCCGGGAGGAAAGCTTCGGGCATCATTGGGAGGACGACTGGAGGCGACCACCAGAGGAAGATTTTAGACAATCTTCTGAGGAGGATTGGAGGAGGCCGGCTGAGGGAGACTTTAGGCGACCAGAGGAGAGCTTCAGGCGACCACCTAAGGAGGATTTTAGGCATCTTGCCGAGGAGGAATTCCGACATTCTCCTGAGGAAGATTTCAGGCATTCTCCCAAGGAGGACTACAAACGGCCGTCTCAGGAACACTTCAGGCGACCACCCCCAGAACATTTCAGGAGGCCGCCCCAGCAGCACTTTCGGAGGCCTCCCCAGGAGCATTTCAGGCGGCCTCCCCAGGAGCACTTTCAGAGACCATCCCAGGAGCATTTCAGACGACCGCCTCAGGACCATTTCAGGCGGCCTCACCAAGAACATTTCAGGCGTTCCCGAGAGGAAAATTTCAGGCACCCGTCAGATGAAGACTATAGGGGTCGCCCTGACGAAGACTTTAGGCATCCTCCTGACGAGGACTTCAGGAGCCCCCCGGAGGAAGATTTTAGACGCCTTTCTGATGAGGACTTCAGGAGGCTTCCTGAGGAAGATGTCAGGGATGCTCTTGAGGACGACGTGAGACTTACTGACAATTTTAGAAGTCATCGTTCTGTTGCAAATGTTGGCCGACCAGAAGGTGGCAAATTTGACTTTGGAAAGCGTAATATAGGAAGTTTTCCCGAGGGGAGATTTGTTCCTGATCCAAAATTAAACTCTAGTTCAGGTAGAGTAACTCCTATAAAAATTATGAATCTTCCATTTAAAGCTAATGTTAATGAAATTCTAGATTTTTTCCATGGCTATCGAATTATACCTGATTCAGTTTCAATACAATATAATGAGCAAGGGTTACCAATAGGGGAAGCCATTGTTGCTATGGCAAACTATAATGAAGCTATGGCTGCTATTAAAGATCTAAATGATAGGCCAGTTGGCTCCCGCAAAGTTAAGTTAGTTTTGCTCTAA